Within Agarivorans litoreus, the genomic segment CACGTGAGTTTCGAATTAGCCAAAAGGCAAAAGAAAGGCCGAACATTCTCATGTTCGGCCTAAACTTAGCTTTGTTATTTTTCGACTTTTAATTGCAGGTTTTAGCCCGCATCAATAATGCTTATAGAGCGGGAGGTGACGACTTCTCCTGGGCTAGTTACAGTGACAGTCATTGTCCCAACGGTGCGACTATTTGGGCTGCTTTCTTGTATTACGCTAAGTCCAATTAAATCACACAGGCGTACCCCATCAGATACAGTAAACGAGGTTTCTCCAGATAGCTCTCCATTATTGGTACTGATAGATACTGTGGTACCAGCAGGCATCTGATTACCATTGAGGTCTTGAACCGTAATTACTAGACCTTGAGAAGAGACAGCGGTTAAATCTACACTGCTAACAGGCACACTGTTGGTCGCATCCGAAATAAGAATGTTAGCACTAGAGGTGGCCATGATAAGAACAACCGAATCTCGGACTTCAACTAAGTCTCGGGTGCAAGCTCCGCTAGCGTCAGCTTCTACTGTACAAGATAAGCCATTAAATAACTCAACCACTGAGTTCGCTGGGGTTGAAGGATCACTACTACCTGTAGCGTTGTCGAACTCATTATTCTGATTGTAATCGCGGAATCGCTCTTCAACGTCGACACTGTCATGATTTATGATGCCACTTGTGTCATAAGTATTATTTTCGTTACTATCCACATAGGCTTCGCCGAGTGCAGTGAAAGTCTCACCAGTATCGAATATGCGGTTACCGTTAACGTCTGAATAGTACTCTTGACCCACTGTAGTGGCTAAGACTGATGCTCGACCTACACCATAGAGATTGTTACCTTGGGTGTTGACAGTGTCACCAGGTATGTATCCTGGCGCATTACAGCTGCCAGCTGGTAAGTTGTATAAGTGACCTTTGGGGCGCGGGTTCTGACTATCCCAGCTCACTGAACAACTACTGTTTGTGTCCTGACCGCTAGTTATGCAATTGCCTGAAACTTGGCCTCCGTCACTTTCAAACAAAATTGCTGTGCCATCTGGTACCGGATTATTATTTTCATCACTGACACGCAGAGTAATCGTACTATTTACGCCATCAACGCCCCAAGCCTCTAAGGCTAACGTGGAAGCTGATAACGACATACTTTGCTGTGACGCTAGCCCTGTTCGAATTGCAAGCGCATTTGACGTAGCTGAAATAATATCTCCAGTATCGGGGTCAGTAAAACTCGCGCTTACAACCACTGAGCCAGACATGTTGCCACTAGTTACACGGGTTAAAACTTCTCCAGAGGCATTAGATTGAGCGCTTAAAGGACTGATTGTTACCCCATGCAAATCTGAATCGAGAGCAAAAGTAACTTCTTGCCCCGATTTTGGGCTGCCAGTTGCGTCGGTCACCACGTATTTAAGCTCCGCGATGGTTTCTCCGACTGACTCCTTCAAAAAGATTGTTTGTGGGGAGGCTGATGAAAAAGTAATGCCACTGGCTTTGGTGGTGGCAATATCAATAGTGTAATTTTGAGGGTCTATCACGCTAATGCTAGGAGTTACGGTAATCGTATCATTCCCGCTACAACCGTCAGCCTGATAGATGGCCGTTGCTACACCATTTACGGTGGTCACGCTATCTGTGATGTTTGCCAGCCCTAGGCTGCTGCAACTAGACGCAAAACCAATTGCTACTGGTGTTGTGTATAACTCACCTTCGCTATCGGTAATTGTTGCGCTAAAGCTAGCTGTTGCGTCAGAGCCTAATGTTTCACCGCTAGCAAGGCTGGAGCTTAGCTCCATCGTTAAGTTTGCTTGACCGACTTGATAGTTAGCGCTAGCGCTAACGCTAAGCTGGTCATTACTCGCTACAATACTGTCTGCGCCGGTGGTTTCCAATTGTGCAAATAAGGTTGCAATAGCTAAGCCGTTTTGGTCAGTTAAAACGGTCTCGGCACTTAAATCTGCATTTGTCGTAGACAAGGAAACAAGTTCATTACTCGCCGGGGTTCCGCCTGTGTAGCTTAAGCTAGCGACAGCAGTGATGGGTGATTCAATTGAAAGACTATTGGTTGGACTACATCCAGCCGGAATTTGATCACGAGCTACGTCGTTACAGTCATACAAGCTAAGCAAAAGCTCATTAGAGCCGCCGCCCGTACCAGAGTTGATCTGCACTTGGTAATTCTCTGACGCCGTGACGGTGACTGAATCACCATTCTCATCGTCGTAGCTGTAGCTAGCAGTCACAGAGTCGGCGTTTGTTGCGTCGGTACGTGCACTCATAGTTGTATGGCCCACACCATTAGCACCAATAAGAATAGTTTCTGCGTTAAGCTCTGCACTACTAGTACTAAGTCCGACCAACTCGTTGGCTATAGAACTGGAATTTGAGAGAGTGACAACAACGTAAGTGTCTGTGTCGCTTGGCACGGTATTGGTTTGAGTACAACCACTTGGAATTAATGCTGTGTCAATGTCATCGGGACAGCTATAAAGAGCGATCCCTAGCGAAGCAGTAGAGCTTGAGCCCCCATCACTTCCATCATCTCCTCCACTGTCATTCCCACCACCACTTAGGTCGACACTTCCGTCGCCACCACATGCGAATAACATAGTACTTATCAATATCAGTAAGCAGTGTTTTAACCACACCATTATCTATTCCTCCTTGACCGCAACAACCTTGTACGCGGGTTTCCTGATAATTTACTTATATATCATATATAAGCAGCAAGTGGCATTACTGTTCGCTTTATTGAGAAGCAAATTGCAAAGTTTTTTAAAAGCAGCGACTTATCACTTGTTTTTGGATGTTGATAGCACTTGTTATTGCTTCCAGTTAAGATACGAGCTCATCTTGGGAGTGGTTATGAATTTAAGAGATTTAGAGTATTTAGTCGCCTTACAAGAGCTTAAGCATTTTCGTAAAGCTGCTGAGAAGTGTTTTGTTAGCCAACCAACTTTAAGTGGGCAAATTCAAAAGCTAGAAGAAGAGCTAGGCTTGTTGTTGATCGAGCGAACATCTAGAAAAGTTATTTTCACTCATGCGGGTGATGAACTAGCAGCTAAAGCACGGGTTATTCTACTGGAAGTGAAAGGCCTCAAAGATATGGCCAAGAGCTTTCAAGCTCCCATGGCTGGTCCCTTACATGTTGGCCTTATACCCACCGTAGCACCTTATTTGTTACCTAAGATAGTACCGCATATTCGCACTGAATTTAGCGAGATGGAGTTGTTTCTTTACGAAGAGCAAACCCATGTATTGTTGCGGCGTTTAGAAGAAGGGGAGTTAGACTGTTTGCTACTTGCCTACCTTCCGGAAATGGAGCGTTTTGGTGCAATTGATTTGTTTGATGAACCATTAATGTTGGCCATGCCTTCTAACCATAAATGGCAACAGCAAGCTGAAGTGGAGCTTTCAGAGCTCAGTGGTGAGCAAGTGCTTATGCTTGAAGATGGACATTGTCTGCGCGATCAAGCGATGGGCTATTGCTTTGCCGCTGGGGCAAAAGAAGATACCAGTTTTAAAGCTACTAGCTTAGAAACCTTGCGGCATATGGTTGCAGCGGGTATGGGGATTACCTTGTTACCAAAACTGGCAATTCCCGACACCGAGGAACAAAGTGGCATCTGCTACAGGAGGTTTAGCTCGCCAGAACCGAGTCGTCGAATAAGTTTGTTATATCGTAATAACTCAGTTCGACGACCCTGCTTTAATCAATTAGCTAAGCTAATTCAACAGCATTCTGCGCTGGTTTAAAAAAGTTCTTCTTCGCTATCGAACACTGAGTTAACAGATTGTTTTACATACTCTGTTGGCTCGGTGCCTTTTTCAAAAAATTCAAAACGGGTTGTATGGTCACTGGCTTTCGTCAGTAACCCTGTGGTGCGGTCGATACGCACTGTTGAGATATTTCGTGGGGCTTGCCAAGCCTGCTCTGGTAAACCAGCTAAACCTACTTCCATAAAATCTATCCAAGCAGGTAGAGCTGTGCGTGCGCCAAACTCTTTCCCAGTAACTTGGTTTTTGTCTAAATTAGCATTATACGACGCTTCACCAAGTTCACGGTTAAAGTCATCAAAGCCTATCCAAGAAGTTACCACTAGGTCGGGGCCAAAGCCGGAGAACCAAGCATCCTTAGCATCATTGGTAGTACCGGTTTTGCCTGCAATGTCTCGACGTTTTAATGCTTTGGCTGCGCGCCAGCCGGTACCGTTCCACCCGGTGTTATGTGCCCAGCTACCGCCACCCCAAACAGCACTATTCATGGCCTGAGAGACTAAGAAAGCATTTTCGGCACTAATAATCCTTGGTGCTAAATCGCTTTCATCGGCAAAAGAGATATCACATTGCTTCAACGGGTCGCCTGATTGGTTCAACAGTTCTTCAAGTTTGGGTGCTTTATCAATGATCTCAAAGCAGCTATCACAAGCTACCTTAGGTACCTGTTGAAATATTATGTTGCCTTCCCCGTCTTCGATTCTATCAATAAAGTACGGGCTTACTAGGTAGCCTCCATTGGCAAATGAACCGTAGGCGCTGGCCACTTGTATCGGAGTTAGCGATGCTGAACCTAGCGATAGTGATTCGTTTCGTGGCAACTCGTTTTTAGGGAAACCAAACTTAGCGAGATGATCAATAATGGTATCTACGCCTAAGTCTCGCATTAATCGCACAGACACGACATTCTTAGATTGGGCTAATGCGACTCTTAAGCGAATAGGGCCGTCGTATACAGGAGGAGAGTTTTTAGGCCTCCACGCAACACCCATAGCCTTATCCCAACGGTTTATTGGGGCGTCATTTTCTAAACTTGCTAAGGTCATGCCTTGCTCAAATGCGGCTGAGTATAAAAAGGGCTTAATATTTGAACCTACTTGACGACTAGCCTGAGTAACTCGGTTAAATTTACTTTGATTAAAGCTAAAGCCACCAACCAGTGCTTCGATCGCTCCATCTAAAGGAGATATAGCAATTAATGCTGCGCCGGCATCAGGCAATTGAGATAGTGAGTAGTTACTAATGTTTTGTTCTGCGTCGTTACTTAAGGCTACTTCGCTTACTTCATCATTACTATTTGCTTGAGTTACTAGTGGCTCAACCCAAATCACATCACCTACATTAAGAATCTCTTGAGCAGACTTTGGCGCAGGGCCTTGCCGAGTATCAGTTATAAAACGCCGAGCCCATTTCATATCATCCCAGGCAATTACGCCAAAAGAGCCGCCTTTTACAATTATTCTGGCTTGTTTATCTTCTACACTTGTCACCGCGGCTGCACGAAGCTCGCCGTAGTTTGGAAAGGCACTTAGCTGCTTAATTATTTCGTCTGCGCCTAATTGAGGCTTTTCACTGCTCCATAGTTGGTTAATGGCCCCACGAAAACCATGGCGTTGGTCATAGCTTTTTAGATTACTTCTTAATGCTTGTGTCGCTGCGTTTTGGCGTTTTGCAGTAACGGTGGTGTAAACATCCATACCGGAGGTATAGGCTTCCTCACCAAATTGTTGAAGTATTTGCTGACGAACCATTTCTGCTAGGTATGGCGCCGCTAAAGTAATTTCAGCTCCATGGTAAGTCGCGGTGATTGGCGCTTGGTTTGCTTCGTCGAACGTTGCTTGATCGATATAGCCCGTTTCTAACATGCGGCCCAAAACCACGCGGCGGCGGTCTTTAGCGCGCTCGGGCGAGCGAATTGGATTTAACGCTGAGGGGGCTTTGGGTAGACCGGCAATGACCGCAATTTGCGGTAAGGTTAGTTGATCTACGGTTTTTCCATAGTAAACCTGAGCTGCGGCGCCCACACCAAATGAGCGATAACCCAAAGGAATTTTGTTTAGATAGAGGGCAAGAATTTCATCTTTAGATAGCTCTTGTTCAATTTTTATCGCTAGGAAGATCTCTTTGATCTTACGTATGTAAGTTTTTTCACGAGTGAGAAAGAAATTACGCGCTACCTGTTGGGTGATGGTGCTTGCGCCTTGGCTTTTTTCTCCGGTAACAATTAGGTTTACTGCTGCTCGAGTAATGCCAATTGGATCAATACCTGGATGAGAATAGAATCTGGCATCTTCTGTTGCTAAAAAAGCCTGCAGCATTTGCTCAGGTACTTCTTCGATCTGTAGAGGAATTCGTCTTTTCTCACCAAACTGAGAAATTAATTCCCCATCAGCACTAAACACTCGCATCGGTGTTTGCAACTGGACATCACGCAATGTTGTGACATCTGGCAATTGTGGCGCAAAATAAAAATATAGTGCGGTGACGGCTGCTAAGCCTAAGCTCGTTCCCAAGAACACTAAAAATAACAGTCTTTTAAGCCATTTCATTCCGAATTTTGCACTCTGTATCTAAAGAATCGCCGATTATATCGTCAAATTGTGACCTGTTTCGACAACTTTCTTAATTACTATTAGCACCTAAATCAATAACCCGTTATTCTGCAACAACAGGTAACTGTTTAAATTTAAAAAAGATAGTTGGCGAGTCATGGTACTAGGGATAGGTAAAAAAACATCGACTGCTCTGCTAGGTATCGACTTTGGTTCCTCCACCATTAAAGGACTTTTACTTTCGAGATCTTCAAAAGGTCTAAAAGTTGAGTCAGTGGCTGAAGTCGAGACACCGGTAGGCGCGTTAGTTGATAACCAAGTTGTTTCTCCGGAAGAGATTACTGAATCTTTGCGTGAATTAAAGCGAAAGCTATCCTCACGCAGCCGTCAGGTGGCGACCGCAGTCGCAGGTAGTCATGTAATTACTAAAGTAATCTACATGGACAGTAGTTTGTCAGAATTAGAGTTAGAGACTCAAGTTGAGCTTGAAGCAGAAAACTCAATTCCATTTCCTATTGATGAAATTAGTCTTGATTTTGAAGTGTTGGGCGTTAACGAAAGTGAGCCTAATCGAAATAATGTGTTACTCAGTGCTGCCCGTACTGAGGCGGTGAGTATTCGTGCCGAAGTATTGGCAAACGCCGATTTTGAGGCGAAGATTGTAGATGTGGAGTCCCACGCGCTGGGACGAGCTTGGAACTTCGTGTTAAGTCAACGAGAAGACGACCCCACTGAAAATAAAATCATTGGGTTAGTCGATATTGGTGAGACCACATTAAACTTTGCCATTTTGGATAAAGGTGAGGTGGTGTATAACCGAGCGCAAAACTTTGGTGGTGCGCAATATACCCAACAAATAGCAAGTTTCTATAGTTTAAGTATCGAAGAAGCTAAAGAGATGAAGGTGAGTGGCCGCTTACCGGAAAACTATGAAATAGATGTGTTTGCTCAATTTGTTAGTGGTGTTATTCAAAATGTACGCCGTCAAGTGTCGCTGTTTTTAAGCTCAAGTGGTTATAAATCTCTCGACGCAATTGCAGTAAGTGGTGGTAGTGCCTTATCTGATGAACTAGTTTTTCAGATGCAAACCGACTTAGAAATGCCAGTGATTAAAGCACAACCATTTAATGAGTGCTTATTTGACCGTGGGATTGATCGAGAGCGGCTTCGTCAGGAAGGCGGGAAGTATATGGTTGCATTAGGGTTGGCCTTAAGGAGTTTTGATAATGTCTAACATTAACCTGCTCCCCTGGCGTGAAGAGGTCAAAACTAAACAAAAACGTGATTTTTGGCTTGCTCTAGCTTCATCTGCTGGCCTAACAGTGTTAGCGCTTTTATTGGTGCAAAACTACTACACTGGTTTACAAGACAGCCAAAATGCTCGAAATCAATTCTTGGAAAAAGAAATTGCTATTTTGGATCATCAAATTGGCGAAATTCGTAAGATTAAAGAGCAAAAGCAAAGTTTAAAAGAACGTATTGCTCTAATTCAAACACTGCAAGAGAGTCGAAATATACCCACTAAGATATTTAATAACTTGCCTTTGATTGCGCCAACCGGAGTGTACTTAGACAGTTTGGCCTTTAAAGACTCTGCAATCAATTTAGATGGTAAAAGTGAAGCTAACTATCGTGTAGCGAGTTTGATGCGTAATATTGAGCAACGTGCATGGCTAGGGACGCCAAGCATTCGTTCGATTGTTGCTTTACCTGGTAAACAAGCAGACATGGAATTGAGTAAATTCCAGCTGAACTTCGCAGTTAATCTAGGCCTTCCTAGTGATAAAAAGGAGGCTAAGTAATGGACTTACAAGAACTTAATGAGCTAGATCTCGAAAGTATTGGCACTTGGCCAAAACTGGCCAAAATCGTCTTTGTTGTAGTTGTTTGTGGCTTAATAGCCGCCGGTTATTACTATTACCAGATCGCTGATGAAAAAACCAAATTAGTTCAGCTTGAGGCAAAAGAGCAAGAGTTACGCCAAAAATTTGAAGTTAAAGCTGCTTTAGCAGGAAACTTGCCTGAGTACCAAAAGCAAGTTGAGGAAATGAAAAAAGCTTTTGCTTCTTTACTAAAGCAGCTTCCTGAAAAGCACGAAATCCCAGGTTTGTTAGATGAGCTTAGTTTTATCGGTATTGATAATGGCCTAGAATTCCGTCGCATTAACTGGGAGCCAGAAGTTGAGCATGAATTTTCTACTGAACTTCCGATTAAATTAGAAGTGAGTGGTAGTTATCATCAACTCGGTGCCTTTGTCAGTGCTGTTGCTGCTTTACCAAGGATTGTGATTTTGGATAACATCACCATGAAAAAACAAGGTGATGGTGGGACATTAAGCATGGCCATGCTAGCCAAAACCTACCGCTACAAAGAAAAGCCGGCGGCTAAGGGGAAATAATGAGAGCACTAGCTATTGGATTAACTCTGCTTGCATTATTTGGTTGTGAAGGTTCGAAGGACGATTTGCAACAATACGTAATGGAAGTAAAGGCGCGTAAAGTTCCGATCAAAGAAGATGTACCTGAAATTAAACCTTTTGAGCACCTAGCTTATCAAGCGAGTGAACGGAGAAACCCCTTTACTAGCCCAGCTCCTGAAGCAGCTAATACCGCTTTGAACACAGAGAAAGAATGCTCTTTAGCGCCAAACGCTGAACGAACTAAACAAGCTTTAGAACAGTTTTCGCTGTCTAGTTTGACCATGCGAGGCATATTAGGTGACGGACCCAGTCTTTGGGCACTTGTTGAAGCGCCAGGTGGTGAGCTATATCGAGTTAAAGAAGGTTACTATTTAGGATTGCATCACGGTGTGATTACTAAAGTTAGTGATCTAGGTTTAGATATTCAAGAAGTTGTTTCAGACGGCGAAGGCTGCTGGAACGAAAGAACTACTCAGCTTTCGCTCTCGAAAGCTGATCAATAGGGAAATAGGCATGAAGGGAAAGATGCTGCAAGGAGTATACAAAAGCGGCTTAGTGTTGGCTGGTGTGTTTTGTTGCATAACGCAGGTATGGGCAAATGCTCAACTTATTCAGTTAAATACTAATCCGATGGTTAAGGGGGCAGTTGAAATTGAACTGCTGTTTGATGGACCCGTCGAAAATGTCAGTGACCATCTCGAGTACTCTCCAAATCAACTTGTGATTGATGTGGCCAATGCTAGTTCGGCTCTTAAAATTAATCCGTTACCCATTGATGGTGGCGGTGTTAAGCAAGTTCAGAGTTTGCAAACAGAGTCAGGCTTACAATTAGTACTTGCATTGGAGCGCTTAGTTCCATACCAAGTGAGTAAAGAGTCGCAGCGAATTTTGGTTAAGCTTGGTGCTTTACCAGTGGCTGCCACAGCGGCGCAAAGTACTGTTGATGATGCATTCGAAAATGCCAGTCGTGTAGAGCATGCGACTATCAATACGGTGCAAGGCATAGACTTTAGACGCGGTAAAGGTGGCTCTGGTCAGATTATGGTAGACCTTAATAACAGCTCTATTGCGGCTGATATTAAGCGCCGAGATAACAGCTTAATTGTTGATTTTTATAATACCGACATCGCTGAAGAAAATGTGTATGTCATGGATGTGAATGACTTCGCAACTCCTGTAGAGAGTGTTGAAGTATTTAAACATGATGCCAAAGTTCAGTTGAAAATCGCTATTGATGGTGAATTTGACTACCGCTACGACCAATCAGGTGAGTTATTTTTAGTTGAAGTTAAGAAGCTTGAAACCGAAGAAGGCGCCAAAGTTGAGTATCAAGGAAAACCCATTTCCCTGAATTTCCAAGATATTCCAGTGCGTACGGTTTTGCAGTTGATTGCTGATTTTAACAAGTTGAATTTAGTTACCACTGATTCAGTTCGCGGAAATATTACTCTGCGTATGGATGATGTTCCTTGGGAGCAAGCGCTTGATATTATTCTTAAAGTTAAAGGCTTAGATAAACGCTTAGACAATAACGTATTGTTAATTGCACCAGCTGCTGAGTTGGCAGAGCAAGAGCGACAGCAGTTAGAAAGTGCCCAGCAAGTGGCTGATTTAGCTCCGCTTTATTCTGAGTATATTGAAGTTAACTACGCTAAAGCCTCGGATTTATCTGCATTACTTAAGAGTGAACAAACTTCTATGTTATCTGAACGAGGTTCAGTAGCCGTTGACGAACGAACTAACACCTTGTTAATTAAAGATACAGAAGAGTCGCTAAATAACATAAAAACCATGGTTAAGAAGCTTGATATTGCTGTTAAGCAAGTGGTTATTGAAGCACGCATGGTTACCGTAACCGATGATGTGAGTGAAGAGCTTGGTATTCGTTGGGGAGTGACTAACTCTGGCTCGGTAGGTAGTAGCACGGGAATTACCTCAGGTACCCTCGAAGGGGCTGATGACGTGTTGGCAGGGAACATTCCTAGTTTAGATGATCGTTTAAACGTTAACTTACCAGTGGCGGATCCAGCTGGGTCGATTGCCTTCCAAGTGGCTAAATTAGCCAATGGCCAGATTCTAGATTTGGAGCTATCAGCGCTGGAGCAAGAAAATAAAGGTGAAGTGATCGCCAGCCCACGTATTACCACGGCTAACCAGAAGGCTGCCTACATTGAGCAGGGTCGTGAGATCCCTTATGTAGAAAATGCCTCAAGTGGCGCTACGTCGGTTACCTTCAAAAAAGCGGTATTAAGCTTACGAGTAACACCTCAGATCACGCCTGACGGTAACGTGATTCTTGATTTGGTGATTACCCAAGATTCTGAAGGTGAAGCTGTGCTTACACCAACGGGCCCTGCGGTTGCAATCAACAAGCAGGAGATTGGTACGCAGGTATTAGTTAAAAATGGGGAAACCATTGTGCTCGGTGGTATTTACCAACAACAAAATATCGACCGTGTGAAGAAAGTGCCAATTTTGGGAGATGTTCCCGGCTTGGGGTACTTATTCCGTACCACCACAGAAAGCGTTAAAAAGAACGAATTGTTAATCTTTGTAACACCTCGAATCTTACTCGACGCTCTTTAATCACCCACCTCCCATCACTTCTATATCGAGTCATTCGGTATAGGAGTGATTTTGCTGTTGCCAAACTCCCCCTCAAACGAGATAATCGCGCCCTGATCTTTTTACTAAGGTTGGTACATCAGGTGCCCGCATTGCGGGGAGAAAATAGACAAGACAAATTTGAAGAAGCATGGCTGAGAAACGAAATATCTTCCTTGTAGGACCAATGGGTGCTGGGAAAAGCACAATTGGTCGTCATTTAGCACAGCAGTTACATTTGCAATTTTACGATACAGATCAAGAGATAGAACGCCGAACTGGTGCAGATATCGCTTGGGTTTTTGATGTAGAAGGCGAAGCAGGATTTAGGGTTCGTGAAGAGGGTGTCATCGACGACCTTTCACAACTTCAAGGCATTGTGTTGGCCACCGGCGGCGGCTCTGTGATTAGTAAAGAGAACCGCAATCACCTTTCTGCTCGTGGTATTGTTGTGTACCTTGAGACCACTATTGATAAACAGTTTGCCCGTACACAGCGTGATAAGCGCCGACCATTACTACAAACTGATGAACCTCGCGAAGTACTTGAGAACTTGGCAGAAGAGCGAAATCCAATGTACTCAGATGTCGCTGACTACACCGTTAAAACAGACGATCAAAGTGCAAAAGCAGTCGCTAACCAAATCATCGAATTACTAGGATTCTAAAATAACAATGGAATGTTTGACCGTTGCTCTAGGCGAGCGCAGCTACCCAATTAGTATTGGACAAGGTTTGTTAAACCAAGTGGAATTATTTAGCTCAGCGATTACCAGTAAAAAGGTAATGGTTGTGACTAATACCAAAGTTGCCCCCCTATAT encodes:
- a CDS encoding Ig-like domain-containing protein, whose amino-acid sequence is MVWLKHCLLILISTMLFACGGDGSVDLSGGGNDSGGDDGSDGGSSSTASLGIALYSCPDDIDTALIPSGCTQTNTVPSDTDTYVVVTLSNSSSIANELVGLSTSSAELNAETILIGANGVGHTTMSARTDATNADSVTASYSYDDENGDSVTVTASENYQVQINSGTGGGSNELLLSLYDCNDVARDQIPAGCSPTNSLSIESPITAVASLSYTGGTPASNELVSLSTTNADLSAETVLTDQNGLAIATLFAQLETTGADSIVASNDQLSVSASANYQVGQANLTMELSSSLASGETLGSDATASFSATITDSEGELYTTPVAIGFASSCSSLGLANITDSVTTVNGVATAIYQADGCSGNDTITVTPSISVIDPQNYTIDIATTKASGITFSSASPQTIFLKESVGETIAELKYVVTDATGSPKSGQEVTFALDSDLHGVTISPLSAQSNASGEVLTRVTSGNMSGSVVVSASFTDPDTGDIISATSNALAIRTGLASQQSMSLSASTLALEAWGVDGVNSTITLRVSDENNNPVPDGTAILFESDGGQVSGNCITSGQDTNSSCSVSWDSQNPRPKGHLYNLPAGSCNAPGYIPGDTVNTQGNNLYGVGRASVLATTVGQEYYSDVNGNRIFDTGETFTALGEAYVDSNENNTYDTSGIINHDSVDVEERFRDYNQNNEFDNATGSSDPSTPANSVVELFNGLSCTVEADASGACTRDLVEVRDSVVLIMATSSANILISDATNSVPVSSVDLTAVSSQGLVITVQDLNGNQMPAGTTVSISTNNGELSGETSFTVSDGVRLCDLIGLSVIQESSPNSRTVGTMTVTVTSPGEVVTSRSISIIDAG
- the pilM gene encoding type IV pilus assembly protein PilM gives rise to the protein MVLGIGKKTSTALLGIDFGSSTIKGLLLSRSSKGLKVESVAEVETPVGALVDNQVVSPEEITESLRELKRKLSSRSRQVATAVAGSHVITKVIYMDSSLSELELETQVELEAENSIPFPIDEISLDFEVLGVNESEPNRNNVLLSAARTEAVSIRAEVLANADFEAKIVDVESHALGRAWNFVLSQREDDPTENKIIGLVDIGETTLNFAILDKGEVVYNRAQNFGGAQYTQQIASFYSLSIEEAKEMKVSGRLPENYEIDVFAQFVSGVIQNVRRQVSLFLSSSGYKSLDAIAVSGGSALSDELVFQMQTDLEMPVIKAQPFNECLFDRGIDRERLRQEGGKYMVALGLALRSFDNV
- a CDS encoding pilus assembly protein PilP; translation: MRALAIGLTLLALFGCEGSKDDLQQYVMEVKARKVPIKEDVPEIKPFEHLAYQASERRNPFTSPAPEAANTALNTEKECSLAPNAERTKQALEQFSLSSLTMRGILGDGPSLWALVEAPGGELYRVKEGYYLGLHHGVITKVSDLGLDIQEVVSDGEGCWNERTTQLSLSKADQ
- a CDS encoding type 4a pilus biogenesis protein PilO; this encodes MDLQELNELDLESIGTWPKLAKIVFVVVVCGLIAAGYYYYQIADEKTKLVQLEAKEQELRQKFEVKAALAGNLPEYQKQVEEMKKAFASLLKQLPEKHEIPGLLDELSFIGIDNGLEFRRINWEPEVEHEFSTELPIKLEVSGSYHQLGAFVSAVAALPRIVILDNITMKKQGDGGTLSMAMLAKTYRYKEKPAAKGK
- the oxyR gene encoding DNA-binding transcriptional regulator OxyR — translated: MNLRDLEYLVALQELKHFRKAAEKCFVSQPTLSGQIQKLEEELGLLLIERTSRKVIFTHAGDELAAKARVILLEVKGLKDMAKSFQAPMAGPLHVGLIPTVAPYLLPKIVPHIRTEFSEMELFLYEEQTHVLLRRLEEGELDCLLLAYLPEMERFGAIDLFDEPLMLAMPSNHKWQQQAEVELSELSGEQVLMLEDGHCLRDQAMGYCFAAGAKEDTSFKATSLETLRHMVAAGMGITLLPKLAIPDTEEQSGICYRRFSSPEPSRRISLLYRNNSVRRPCFNQLAKLIQQHSALV
- a CDS encoding penicillin-binding protein 1A; amino-acid sequence: MKWLKRLLFLVFLGTSLGLAAVTALYFYFAPQLPDVTTLRDVQLQTPMRVFSADGELISQFGEKRRIPLQIEEVPEQMLQAFLATEDARFYSHPGIDPIGITRAAVNLIVTGEKSQGASTITQQVARNFFLTREKTYIRKIKEIFLAIKIEQELSKDEILALYLNKIPLGYRSFGVGAAAQVYYGKTVDQLTLPQIAVIAGLPKAPSALNPIRSPERAKDRRRVVLGRMLETGYIDQATFDEANQAPITATYHGAEITLAAPYLAEMVRQQILQQFGEEAYTSGMDVYTTVTAKRQNAATQALRSNLKSYDQRHGFRGAINQLWSSEKPQLGADEIIKQLSAFPNYGELRAAAVTSVEDKQARIIVKGGSFGVIAWDDMKWARRFITDTRQGPAPKSAQEILNVGDVIWVEPLVTQANSNDEVSEVALSNDAEQNISNYSLSQLPDAGAALIAISPLDGAIEALVGGFSFNQSKFNRVTQASRQVGSNIKPFLYSAAFEQGMTLASLENDAPINRWDKAMGVAWRPKNSPPVYDGPIRLRVALAQSKNVVSVRLMRDLGVDTIIDHLAKFGFPKNELPRNESLSLGSASLTPIQVASAYGSFANGGYLVSPYFIDRIEDGEGNIIFQQVPKVACDSCFEIIDKAPKLEELLNQSGDPLKQCDISFADESDLAPRIISAENAFLVSQAMNSAVWGGGSWAHNTGWNGTGWRAAKALKRRDIAGKTGTTNDAKDAWFSGFGPDLVVTSWIGFDDFNRELGEASYNANLDKNQVTGKEFGARTALPAWIDFMEVGLAGLPEQAWQAPRNISTVRIDRTTGLLTKASDHTTRFEFFEKGTEPTEYVKQSVNSVFDSEEELF
- a CDS encoding PilN domain-containing protein, which codes for MSNINLLPWREEVKTKQKRDFWLALASSAGLTVLALLLVQNYYTGLQDSQNARNQFLEKEIAILDHQIGEIRKIKEQKQSLKERIALIQTLQESRNIPTKIFNNLPLIAPTGVYLDSLAFKDSAINLDGKSEANYRVASLMRNIEQRAWLGTPSIRSIVALPGKQADMELSKFQLNFAVNLGLPSDKKEAK